The Culex pipiens pallens isolate TS chromosome 2, TS_CPP_V2, whole genome shotgun sequence DNA window GGTACGGGGGCCCACTATCAGAAGCTTGGGGAGGTTGAATTGCACATGCAGCGATAGCGAAATTTTTGTGTTAATATGCGCCGAGAGGCGGTGAATCACACGGGACGACATGAGAAACCACGTGCAAATTCTGGCAaggaaaagtttttccttttgCGCTGtggtcaaaattgccaaacatTTCCAAACTTAATCTTTAGTCCGAATCTCGAGTCTCGATGGGCGACCCCTTGAAGGTACCCCAGAACTTCAACGCAGGTTCCTTAAAAACTTGACGTTATTTTCAAAGCAGCAGTATAGATACAGTGCTAGTAATGTACACTCGCAGCAGTAATTCTGCTCGCACGGCTTTCAAATTCGTGTCGATTTTCTGTGCCAAGCTGAGCAGAGCGAGTGTACAGGGAACGTTCAGAAAGTATGCTTTTCGTCGCTTTCTGTGGAAGAGCGAATGAATTCCATACATTATGGGGTTGAAACTGGCCAAGTAAGTTTCGAGATGCTACGCACAGGGTTGGATAGGGTCGATTTTGCCGTACTTGATTGGGTACCTGGCCAAGCAAGTATTTTATTTCAGCATCCATCCTGCCAGCGCAGATCAATCCCGTTCACGATGGTCCGCTCGCCACATCAAGTATTGTAATTGTTGACTATGCTTCAGCTTATTCGACATACTCAGATCTTGACTGGCAGAATGCACCCATAAAGTATGAAATATCGAGTCGCTTTAATTTCTTgctagaaaattataaaacttattTGCGCGATGAGCTAAAATTTCTAAAGCAACTTGTCATTTATGAAACTCTTCGTTGGTGTTGGTGTGCCTGGCCTGGCGTATTCAAATTCGAGCCGGGTTCTCCTCGTGTGGGACAACAGCTCCTTGCCATCGCTGCTGCCGCCATCCAGCCTATTTTAAAGCATGTTCGACTCTCTCCTTCCCTGTCTCTCCTTTGCTGCTGTGTCGCTCTCTATCGCATCCCGAGCAAGGGTAAATAATACCTTATTCTGATATTAAtacctttatttatttatttatttatgtatttatcaTCTTTGccgattttacattttttttactaactaAGCAACAACATTCTACTTCTAAACACTGATtttttacttacttacttacttatgaacagttctctaggatttcggtcattcgattttttttgtattttttaatccggctgaaacttttttggtgccttcggtatgcccaaagaagccattttgcatcattagtttgtccatataattttccatacaaatttggcagctgtccatacaaaaatgatgtacgaaaattcaaaaatctgtatcttttgaaggaaatttttgatcgatttggtgtcttcggcaaagttgtaggtatggatacggactacactggaaaaaaatggtacacggtaaaaaaaatttggtgatttttttatttaactttttatcactaaaacttgatttgcaaaaaaacactatttttattttttttttattttttgatatgttttagaggacataaaaaaccaacttttcagaaatttccaggttgtgcaaaaaaccattgaccgagctatgaattttttaatcaatactattttttaaaaaaaatcgaaatcttggtcgcaaaaattttttaacttcaattttcgatgtaaaattgaatttgcaatcaaacagtactttagtgaaattttgataaagtgcaccgttttcaagttatagccatttttgtgtaacttttttcaaaatagtcgcagtttttcatttttttaaattagtgcacatgtttgcccacttttgaaaaaaataattttgaaatgctgagaaaattctctatattttgcttctttggtttttgttgatacgacctttagttgctgagatattacaatggaaaggtttaaaaacaggaaaattgatgttttctaagtctcacacaaacagcccaccatttttcaatgtcgatatctcagcaactaatggtccgattttcaatgttataatatgaaacatttgtgaaattttccgatcttttcgaaaacaatattttcaaaattttcaaatcaagactaacatttcaaaaaggccaaacattcaatatttcgcccttttaaaatgttagtcttagtttaaaaattttgaaaatattgttttcgaaaagatcggaaaatttcacaaatgtttcatattttaacattgaatatcgtactattagttgctgacatatcgacattgaaaaatggtgggctgtttgtgtgagacttagaaaacatcaattttcctgtttttaaacctttgcattgcaatatctcagcaactaaaggtcgtagggggagagggggtaatatgcacccccggggcaaaatgcaccccctgcttttctcggtatttggaagaactttccggggaaaaatcatagaaattggaagcttaacattgctaaaccatgctggaaaaatttgagcatcgcagtataaaaacagctcaagttatttgcaaaactttaaaatgttgtgttttcatctaattttctttgcacttttattatgatttttggacaatataaaaagcatttattgatattgtaagtgttgaggtaaatagtttttgccataatcttcattattctgtagatagatgagtcaaaaaacatcaaaaaatgcatttttaattaaattttctgcaaaaagcgtggtcggggcaaaatgcaccgctgtgaagctccttagtaaaaacagcggtgtcatctagtggtgactagtgaaaactgattttacccggtgcattttgccccatgttgtggtgcattttgccccgttgttgtagtgcattttgccccaatgttgcggtgcatactgccccgcatgattgtttgaaataaatcaaaaatgtttttagaaatttgatattatcgaacaattttgaggttttttaagacttttttcacatggatgacgaagaataatagttgttttagaacatcgaacaaaattcttccacagttatgctgtaatggttgagaaatcacagttttcccttagggggtgcatattaccccctctcccctatcaacaaagtctgatgaagcaaaatatagagaattttctcagcttttcaaaaatatttttttcaaaagtgggcaaacatgtgcactaatttaaaaaaatgaaaaactgcgactattttgaaaaaagttacataaaaatggctataacttgaaaacggtgcactttatcaaaatttcactacagtactttttgattgcaaattcaattttacatcgaaaaatgaagttgaaaaatttttgcgaccaaaatttcgattttttgaaaaaaatagtattgattaaaaaattcatagctcggtcaatggttttttgcacaacctggaaatttctgaaaagttggctttttatgtcctctaaaacatataaaaaaataaaaaaaattaaaaatagtgtttttgtgcaaatcaagttttagtgataaaaagttaaataagaaaatcaccaaattttttttaccgtgtaccatttttttccagtgtagtccgtatccatacctacaactttgccgaagacaccaaatcgatcaaaaatttccttcaaaagatacagatttttgaattttcgtacatcatttttgtatggacagctgccaaatttgtatggaaaattatatggacaaactaatgatgcaaaatggcttctttgggcataccgaaggcaccaaaaaagtttcagccggattaaaaaatacaaaaattaaaattgaagaaaaaagaccgatttcgtagagaattgctcttatgcgTCCTGCTCCCCAGTGGAGCATAGGGCCGCGTTGAAGGATTTCCACTGTTGACGATTCTCTGCTTTCGTCTCCACTTGGCGCCAGCTTAACGTCCCTGTAGGGAATGGATAGGgcaaatataaataattataaaataaaatatgtgaAATGAATAATCAtcttttaaacaataaaataaataaatggtaAAGCGAGGGTTAATTTGATCAGAATGCCATAAAAAGAGAAAATGAGTGAGATGACAGCAGAAACTAGCGAGCGTGTGTGAGAGAAAAGAGAAATCGCGTTGTAAGCGTTCGTGTTGAACAAGATCAGTCTGGTGTTTGAGCATAGAACGAACGGATGTATTTTGAACGGTTtctgaaaattacaaattaaaaagaaaatgcGACCAAAAAACACTACAGTCCCGTCAACAGCACTGATTTCTTGGTGGAGGCTTCTCCGCCAAGAGCCTCTTGGTCTGCCCCGATCGCGTTGTCTTTGAGGGTTCCAGTCCAGCGCTTCTCGGCAGATCTCGTGCGCATCCTTACGTAGCGTGTTGCCGATCCATCTTCACTTGCGCTCTCGGATCTCGACGTGAATGGGCTTCTGCGGCCTCTGCTGACACCGCCGAGGCAACTCCGCATTAGATACCCAGTTTCGGGTCCACCAGGCGCGAAGGATGTTGCGTAGGCAGCGGTTCACAAAGACTTGTAGCTTCGACGTGTTCTGGCTCGATACGCACCCGGTCTCACTCCCGTAGAGCAACACCGACTTGACGTTCGAGTTGAAGATCCTTAGTTTTGTGCGCAAGCTGATTTGGTTTGATCGCTACAAGGTGCGCAGACCTGCGAAAGCACCTTTGGTTTTCTTGATCCGCGTGGATTTTAGAGCTTGGTACCACCATCAGGCGCAATCTGGCTACCAAGGTACTGGAAAGTGTCGACCTTCTCAACGTTTTCACCAGCTACCGTGAAGCCTTGAGCGCGTTCCGTGTTCACTACCATCGACTTGGTCTTGGAGACATTGACTTTCAGACCCGCCGCCGTGGAGCATGCAGCTAAGTCATCCAGCTTGTTTTGAATGTCATTTCCTCTCTGCGAGAACAGCACAATGTCATCCGCAAAGTCGAGGTCGTTTAGATCCTCCATCCTAATCGGCTGCCAAAGCAGCCCACGGTTTTGCACACGGTCCAACGCTCCAGCTAACACCTCATCGATGACGATGAGGAACAGTAAAGTAACGGCGACAGGATGCATCCTTGCCTCACCGACAAGACTCCGTTATGCACAACCCGGTAAACGAAAGCCTCGTACTGCATCTTGACGAGTTTGATGATCCTCTCTGGAACACCCTTGAGCCCAAGGGGTTCCCACTACAGACTGTCTAGGGAAACAGACTGGCCAATGCAAAATAAAcaggcactggcaacgtatgttttgcgttGCAGAAGTTGCAGaaaatacaacacctccaggcttcagtcagcaaccgagggaaaaccaactaACATAAACgcgtgaaggcagtagtgagagtgacctgttttcaccacaagaacttctgaacattttcatcgagatgacaacaactctgcgtggagcattcatcttaaaatacagtttgtagtttactcgttctaatgatcttgaatatttcaataaatttagttttttttagttttaaattaggattagttgttaaaatgattttttctttattacTCAAATGTATTCTACTCAATGCAAtgatgtaaaacaatttgaaataaataaaataaatgtgatcagttaataataaaacgaaaaatacaacaaagatgaagagcattaagccataccacttagcatgtaaaagaaatgtaattattataagaaagttcaataaagacatattaaattttaaaagttcagcaTAGCAAAGTATAGCATTACGGGtttgcaccacgctgtaggggatGGTCAATGTAATATTCTTATACAATTTGATAGTTGAGGCAAAAAACAGAGACCAAAATATGCCCTTGGTTTCCCAGGAAAAGATTATACAACACCACTGAAGGGCAAAAAACAAGACCATATCAttttcaacttttgttttatttagtaGTTTTCTTTTGCTCTAGGAATGCCGCTGTTCCCAAGTAACCGCGGGACACTAAAAAGTAACATTATATCAACTCtatatcaaaatataaagtAAGCTATTTACAGTCACATAACTCTATATCTTCTTGTAAAGTGAGAATAAAGCCAAAAGTGGCGACGTTTAGAGTTGATATACAGTAACTTTTGTAAATGTTGATATAGAGTTATGCTgcagaaaaacaacaaaatactaCATTACCGACACTTGTGCGGTGAgtttcaaaaagcttttttagcACCAAGCATTTCCTTCTCTTTTCTTTGAAGAGCTTTTTCCAACcgatttgactttttttgataCATTACTCCACCTTAGAGATTCCGAGCTTGGATGAAATGAAAGTTCCAGTTGAAGTCATGCGCGCCATCCATCTTCTCTATCTGAGAATATGTCATCAGAGAAGATATTTGTCGATGGAGTCTTTCTTACGTGTGTCCTTCaaatttatgaagaaaaaacacTTGCGATGTTttgccaacattttttttaaatcacgatAAATGCAGTCATGACTTAATTAAAAACATACACAGAACGTCAAATATCacttcacaaaaaataaaatatcacttTTCGTATGTTGCAACTAGGGGGCTGAACTAAATTGAAATGCCTTGGCCAGAAATTCCTTGTCTGCTGCTGAAGTTCTTGACTGGACAGAGATTCTATAATTTCTCATGATGAACACGACCTGCTGATAAATAGAAATCAGTCAACACTTCTGGAAGCAGGATAATTAATTAATatttactcacaaaaaaaaatggaggcAGAAATATGTTTCACTCTaaacgtaaacaaacgtttTGGAACAAACCCGCAAAACTTTAACTGCTTCCACTAATGTTGATTTAATGGCTTGAAACATTTATAGAACTGTCAAAGTTTTGAAGCATTTTAGAAGTTGATTTAGTGTTATGAAACATTGTGGGCTTACTCTATATAGACATACAATGCTTCActttaatgcttcaaaacatttttgtgtAGAATGATTTGAAGCTTTAATTGGCTGTTCTATATGGCATTATACAGTAGGCAATAATGTTTCAAGCAACAAATGtttcaaagtattttaaaatactatATAAAGTGACATAACATCGGGAATGCTTAGTTAGGGTGAATTTAGAGTTTTGATTTattgcttgtggttacttgggttatttgcccaagtaataccaaaatatggcaTTCCCGTGTTGTTTCCCCCTGCTCGGGATTACGGTCTGGTTTTTCCTGTATCTGCTTGCCTGCCAGCCTTGCTGTATCTTGCCTCTTTTTGTGCTCGGAATTCTCACCCTCAGCGTCTTCGGATCTTCATTtcaccctctctctctcttggcGTCCTTCGTCCACCTGATTCCCCCGTCCTGCGAGTCTCCTATCCTCCTCCTTCTGCTTCTTTTGCTTCCAGCTAAGTGcagtatgtatgtgtgtgtgtgtgtgtgtgtgtttgcatcCATGTGAAGATGGTCAGTGAAATTTTGCACTTTCAATACCATGTTGAACGTTAGTAGTGACTTTTTTTAGTCAACCTTTATCTTAATGCAAACTTTGCGCTTTAGtatatgtaccgtaaactggacCTAATAAGGTCGTCAACTGTGTGCTTGGATGGAAttcgaaatttcaaaagttaaatACTTTTGCTTTAGAACTAGTCAAGACACATACCTTTTTATGTTTGGCAGTTTGCTTGCAAACTCAAAAACCAGACAAATTGTATGCAGGTAGACGATTTGTCCAGTACCagagtttgttttgaaaatgacctaataaaaaataagttaaattggaGTTTAGTTGTCGTTTAGTAAAATCTCGATAAGTTGGGGAGAGTGGGAAGACTTGATCCTTAACCTTTATCTCGTCAGCATATGGGTTTAAAAACATatcgtgccttccatttcattagggcacaacaCATTGATAAACAAAggtccctctcacaccttatgcaaactgtcattcgATTGAAAGGGCTCTTGTTTTGAacagttttgtgccctaatgaaatgttggGCTTTACTCAAACACACTTAAAAAAACTAGCCTAATCCTCCTACGTGGTTGGTGCTTTCCTCACTCCTAAGCAAATATGGATCACACAAAAGTTCATAATTTTCGTATAAATAgagaaatatcacttaagtggttataacttgagacagagttgccatttttttttttagactcGTTtcaataacctatccaacgataggtcggatgatggatccggacatactTTTCGTACAGATAAGtgagcttcaaaaaagtacataaatgagcagttctctacggaatcggtcttttttctttaattttaatttttgtattttttaatccggctgaaacttttttggtgccttcggtatgcccaaagaagccattttgcatcattagtttgtccatataattttccatgcaaatttggcagctgtccatacaaaaatgatatgtgaaaattcaaaaatctgtatcttttgaaggaattttttgatcgatttggtgtcttcggcaaagttgtaggtatggatatggactacactgaaaaaaaatgatacacggtaaaaaaaattggtgatttttaatttaactttttgtcactaaaacttgatttgcaaaaaaacactatttttattttttttcattttttgatatgttttagaggacataaaatgccaacttttcagaaatttccagaatgggcaaaaaatctttgaccgagttatgattttttgaatcaatacagattttttcaaaaaatcgaaatattggtcgcaaaaatttttcaacttcatttttcgatgtaaaatcgaatttgcaatcaaaaagtacttcagtgaaattttgataaagtgcaccgttttcaagttatagccattttcaggtaacttttttgaaaatagtcgcagtttttcattttttaaaaatagtgcccatgtttgcccactattaaaaaaaatatttttgaaaagctgagaaaattctctatattttgctttttcgaactttgttgatacgacccttagttgctgagatattgccatgcaaaggttaaaaaacaggaaaattgatgttttctaagtctcacccaaacaacccaccattttctaatgtcgatatctcagcaactataggtccgatttacaatgttaaaacatgaaacattcgtaaaattttccgatcctttcgaaaaaaatattttcaaaattttaaatcaaggctaacatttcaaatgggcgtaatatttaatgtttggcccttttgaagtgctagtcttgatttaaaatttttgaaaatatttttttcgaaaagatcagaaaattttacgaatgtttcatattttaacattgtaaatcggacctatagttgctgagatatcgacattagaaaatagtgggttgtttgggtgagacttagaaaacatcaattttcctgttttttaacctttgcatggcaatatctcagcaactaagggtcgtatcaacaaagtccgaataagcaaaatatagagaattttctcagctgttcaaaaatatttttttaacaatgggcaaacatgggcactatttttaaaaaatgaaaaactgcgaatattttgaaaaaagttacataaaaatggctataacttgaaaacggtgcactttatcaaaaattcactacagtacttttgattgcaaattcaattttacatcgaaaaatgaagttgataaatttttgcgaccaatatttcgattttttgaaaaaatctgtattgattcaaaaaatcataactcggtcaaagattttttgcccattctggaaatttctgaaaagttggcattttatgtcctctaaaacatatcaaaaaatgaaaaaaattaaaaatagtgtttttttgcaaatcaagttgtagtgacaaaaagttaaataagaaaatcaccaaatttttttttaccgtgtatcatttttttttcagtgtagtccatatccatacctacaactttgccgaagacaccaaatcgatcaaaaaattccttcaaaagatatagatttttgaattttctcatatcatttttgtatggacagctgccaaatttgtatggaaaattatatggacaaactaatgatgcaaaatggcttctttgggcatacctttgggtttcagccggattaaaaaatacaaaaaaaatcgaatgaccgaaatctcagagaattgctcaaatatctCTTAAgcattatgcaagagcaaaacttggtatcataccaatttatggtattgttttgatattgcaaaatttgtcGATGATCGGataagtatatttttttgtattgcaaTTTTTCTGAAACATTGGGAAAAATTTTACAAGGTCATGGTCATaatttgagacagggttgccagatattcaatcttACAGATTCATTTGAATGGTctgtgctgagaaaactgagtgacaattTTGGTAACACTCATACACACAGGcacacagacagacagacatttgttcagttttcgattctgagtcgataggtatagaGCGGATTCGCTACTTCGAACATCCGCTAATTCGACTGAAGTTGACGTTTCAACACCATTGTTCGACAATTTCCGAACACGTGGTTCCAAGCTTTCGATAGCTGTTTGTCGTTCCAATAAGCGAATTTGGATTCGCTCATTCGAACGCAGTTCCATTCGAATTAGCGTATCCGCTTTGAATACGTGAATGTGGGTCTTTGAGCTATATGTGAATAATTCATCTTTAGAGCAGGATTGTGCAAATTGTGtgaacttgatttaaaaaaaatattaaaaaaataatcaaattttaataaaatttgcatagttccacaataaatttcaaatagctTGTAGCCTTGGATATAAGCAAGCAGCCTATCTTACTCAAACTAAACGTGAACTGGCACTTGAACAAGTGAGATAGACTatttgtttacatccaaggttgcgcttttagaaaaaaaatactattgaaATACACCTCGAACACATCTATTTTCATTGTATTATTTTGCCTCTCACCcggtcggcctgggttcgatcccagacggtcccggtggcatttttcgagatgagATTTGTCTgttcacgccttccgtcggacagggaagtaaatgttggccccagactaacctaaaaaggtttggtcgttagctcagtccaggtggagtcgctggtaggcagttggactaacaatccaaaggtcgtcagttcgaatcccgggatggatggaagctaaggtgtaaaaagaggtttgcaattgcctcaacaatcaagccttcgaacacctagttttgagtaggaatctcgcaatcgagaacgccaaggcaatgctgtagagcgaataatttgattttttttatttttctcgtagAACActacctttttttcaaaacattattattcATGCATAAATTGTTTGGTAAACAAATCATaactacagattgtcaaggcaaacagattggccaatgtttgacagatccaaacgcgctggacaccaaccgccctttacgcctagcaaaactggcagtgttgcaagcgctAAACATATGTTGCCAGTGCCAATTTATTTTGCAACGACCAATCTGTCTCTCTTGACAATCTGTAACCATAACCCatgccattatcatttaaattgttaaaaaatgcgcAAATGAAATTTCTGGGGCAATACAAATATTACTGTGCATGTTCATTtttacctgggtgctgaatagtggttcgaaaaacggcctcaattttgaactgtcaaagtggaaccaatttactgttcgccaaaagtagagagtattgttatcgatcattaatttttttttttgaagaatgaaaaatatgttgcttttgaggacctgaagttgaagtcaagaaattttaagaaagctGAAGACGAgatcttcatttttttcataattatggATGGAAATTGTTTATGGTCGctcttattttgtttaaatgggCTAACAccccagaagctgtctttattgtttgattccatttgaaaacctactggtttagtgaatATCTCCTATGTTTGTtgaatcagcttcgctagaataaGCAAAGTTTTTTCGCTGGACTAGGAAAAGctgcaaaattccaaaaacagcCAGTGTATTTATCCACGACATCGCAGAATTACGctgcagttcttcgtcacccgtaaaaacgaaaaacctcttcaaacttgataacacacacaattttcaagccaaaaatggagcctaacattttattagggcacaaaacttttgttaacaatagtgtatccctttcactcaaatgacagtttgcataaggtgtaagagggatacactcttgtttacaaaagttttgtgccctaatgaaatagAAAGCACGAAAtgacaaaaactagacaaaataaaacacatactactgataATAAAaaagctcatttaccagtaagaaaaaagtcatgcaagTGCTtgacagcctcctactttgtagatgtaaataaagtgggatcattcgaaaatcacgctACGCACTCTCTCTATAGTACATACTGCCAAACATTCTTTACCCTCACTAATGTTGAGttagtgttttgaaacatttaaagaaATGTCAAAGTGTGATGTAACTTTAAAAGCTTACTTCACATTGATATATAAAGCTTACCATTAATGCTTCGAAACATTATTGAGctaaatgctttgaaactttaattggcTGTTCTATATGTCATTATACAGTAGGTAATAATGTTTCAAGCTACAAATGTTTCGAAACATTGGGAAAGACTATTTAAAGTGTCATAGCATCAGGAAAGTTTATTTAGAGTGGATTTAGAGTTTTGATTTAGTGCTTCTGGTTACTTGGGTATTCATCACCCAGATTTTTACTTagaatatataaaattttagtgaaaaacacgaaacacaacatatttttgtgtgttttggttataaaatgttctgttttcattatattttcacATTCAGGAAAGATGTTCCTTGCATCCCTGCATTTCCGATAAGAAATtatatgatctgaaccataaatcatgtcAACGTGAACTTATagaaatacaaaattgaaataggCGAAGCACAGGGAAAATGTCAaggacacattctccggcaatgtacaccttaggatgaaattttgaaaagcgtgtatgagctatttggatatttttcctcgattctagactacttgaagcttcaaaaatcatggttttcattaattgatcatttgaatattattatgtacaagttggttaagttatatagttaattcgtgataaaatcatcgttttaaaacatttttctaaaaactcctggttttcagcgaaataaaatccaaaagttattcttttgtttgcattttgtaggtttttagatgtactaaacggaaatgtcatggatttgcagtttatcttaagttaagtattttttcaaactagtgtaagtttaccattttattgcgttgcaacgtcacgaaaaagggacagttgttAATGCCAACAggaaactaaacattcaatcgttttgatattttggatgctctttgtacttggaaagagctttcaaaagcaacctagagcgacttaattggttgtctagatccaaagttacatCAGGTTGCAACgccacgaaattttaaaacatattggtcatatggcaaaaaaggtgtatgcgtagttggtttttgaagataaaaggatacaaaatattatatattttttaatataatgtttccgagcatatttacagaagaattgtacatgggtcattcacaaattccgttaCTTAAGTTTGTATGTAACTCGAAAAAAGTaggttttttatgaaacttgttgaacaaatcaaaatagaccgatgttcacaagggggaaaattcttaaactttctaaaaagtaatcacgtggttactggatggccTCTTTATGATAAACTGAATTGCGTGAAg harbors:
- the LOC120429680 gene encoding uncharacterized protein LOC120429680, giving the protein MHPVAVTLLFLIVIDEVLAGALDRVQNRGLLWQPIRMEDLNDLDFADDIVLFSQRGNDIQNKLDDLAACSTAAGLKVNVSKTKSMVVNTERAQGFTVAGENVEKVDTFQYLGSQIAPDGGTKL